GTCGCCGCTCTCGGCGACGAGCAGCGACGAGCGCGGGTCCGCGCGCAGGTTCTTCGTGTGCTCGGCGAGCTCGCTGATGAAGAAGACCGGGTTCGGCCCGTCCATCGCGAACGTCACCAGCGACCCGTACGGCGCACCCGCCGGCTCCTTCGCGATCGTGCACAGCGTGCCGGTCGGGATGGCGGCGGCCAGCGTGCGGGCCCGCTCGCCATGCGTGGGGGTGGGGATCTCGGTGTCGTACAGCGGCTGCTCGCCGTCACCCTGCGGGCGCAGGTGCGCGTCGTTGCTCATCGGTCGGGGTCCTCCGTCGGTGCCCTGGTGGGGCGGCTCGAGCGGACATAGCGCGAGGGGCGGGCGGAATGCGACTCGCCCGCCGCCGCGGCGTTCTGTAGATCGGGACGGAAGAACCGCGCCGCGCCGCCGCGTCAGGTCGTGCGCATGAGCGCCATGATCAGCACGATCAGCAGCACGAGACCGAGGCCGCCGCTCGGGTAGTAGCCCCATCCCTGGCTGTAGGGCCAGGTCGGGAGCGCGCCGACGAGGAGCAGGAGCACGACGAGGAGCAGGACCAGGTTCATGGGACCTCCTGCTCCGTGAGCACGCCGCGTGCCGCGCTCGGTGGGGAAGTGAAAGGCCCTTGGTGCCGCGGACACCAAGGGGTTGTCGGGGAGCTGCCCCCGCCGGCGAACCACCGCCGCTCGCAAGCGTGTTGAGGAAGCGGCCACCCGAAGCGTACGTGCGCCAGGCCGCGGCAGGCGATCATCGAGATCGTCGGGGTCGAGAGCAGCGCCGCCGGGCCGGTGTCGCCGGCTCCTCGCGCCCCGCCTACGCCGCCGCCGGAGGCAGTTTGGCGAGCCGCAGGAGGTGTGGGCGGTGGCGACGAGGTAGCCGTGGAGCTTGACGCGGGATGGGCCCCGGTAGCGCATCTTGCGGAAGCCGCCGACTGTCTTCCAGGCCGACCTCGTCCCCCGGGCCTCGGTGCCCTGGGCGGCGTCGTCCGAGTCCCGTCTCCCCTCGTGCGGCGCCGCCCCTCCTCGATCGCGGCGGCGTTACACGTCTTCCGGGCGAAGCCCCGTCTTCTTGGCGACCCGGGCGAGCATCTTGGGGCCGATCTCGTCGTCGTCGTGGAACGCGAAGACGACGTCATCCCATCCCGGACGCTCCAGCACCCGGTGCGAGCCGCCCGCGGCGCATTTCACACGCCATCCGATGCGCTGGAGCGCGGCCAAGAAGGCTGCGGGCCTTCGTGGCGCCTCAGGTGCTCACGCCGCCAAGAGGCGCCGACCGAGATCGGGAATCCGCTCGCCGTGCGCGAGGCGGTCGGCGAGCACCTGAACGAGCAACGCGGCGGCAGCATCGAGCGCCTCGTCGCGCGTCGCCCCGTAGGCGAGCGTCCCCGCAACGTCCACGACGTCCGCAATCCAGCGGCCGTCGTCTTCCTGCTCGAGTTCGACGCGAGAGCCGGCACGCTCCATGCCTCAGGTCCGTACCACGGTGCCCCGCAGGACACGACCGGCGTGGTCGAGTTGGCGAAGGTGTCGACCGAAGTCTGGACCGTCGGTCTCGCCGTCTTCTGGGACAACACTGCGAAGCTGGTGACGAGCGACTGTGGTGTCCCCCTCGGTTTCGTACAGGTCAGGCCACTAACTGCTCGCGATACGCCCTCGGGGGGATGTCCCGGATCCTGTTGAGCTGACCCGCTGAAAAAAAGCGGCGGCTCCTTTCGCCGTCCGATAAGGGACGGGGTCACCACAACCGTACGAAAGGAAGCCGCCATGCCGAGAAGTCGCACAGGAACGCGCGCGGGGGAAGCCTCGCGCGCCGTCGCGGTCCAGGTGCCGCTGCCGCTGCTCGCCGTCCTCGCCGATGCGAAGACGGCCTTCTTCGGGCTCTGCCTCACCGCCGGCCAGCAGGTGTTCGAGGCGATGATGGAGCACGACCGCGAGCTGCTCTGCGGGCCGAAGCACGTGCCGAACCCCGCGCGCCAGGCGTACCGCGGGGGCAGCGTGCCGAGTGAAGTCGTCCTGGGCGGGCGCCGCATCGTGCTGCCGCGTCTGCGCGCCCGCAGCGTGGCGGGAGGAGCTCACGTTGCCGAGCTTCGCCTACGCCAGCGCCGCGACCCGCTCGTGCCCACACGCTCGAGACGATCGCCGTCGGCGTCGCGACGCGGAGAATATCGCCGCACGCTCGACCCGCTGCCCGCGGGCGTCCCGGCGCAGGCGGTGTCGAAGAGTGCCGTCTCCCGCCGCTTTGTCGCCCTCACGCGCGCTCGGGTCGCGACCTGGCTCGCCGCGCCGCTCGACGGCCTCGACATTCGCGTCGTGCTCATCGACGGCCTGCACTTCCGCGGCACGTGATCCTCTTGGCGGTGGGTCTGGACGCGCACGGGGCCAAGCACACCTTGGCCCTGCGCGAAGGCACGACGGAGAACGCCACGGTCTGCAAGGCGCTGCTGGCCGACCTCCGCGAGCGCGGGCTCGACCTCGATCGGCCCACGCTGTTCGTGATCGACGGCGGGACCGGGCTGCGTAAAGCGCTCCGCGAGTCCATGGGCGCCCTCGCCGTCGTCCAGCGCTGCCAAGTGCACAAGCTTCGCAACGTCCTTGAGCATCTGCCCGAGGCGCTCCGGCCGCGCATCCGCCGCGCCATGACCGAGGCGTACGGGCTGCCCGATGCGGCGCTGGCCAAGCGGCGGCTCACCCAGCTCGCCGACGGGCTCGAGCGCACCCACCCGGGCGCCGCCGCGTCGCTGCGCGAAGGGCTCGACGAGACGCTCACGCTTCCACGCCTCGGCGTCACCGGCGCGCTCTACCGCACGCTGAACCGTCCCGGGTTCGCTGGAGGCTGGGTTAGTTGACTGCTGCGGCTCCGTGAGGGCGTCCCCCTCCGAGACTGGACAGGGCGTAGTGCCCGGGTTCAGAGGGAGCGACGATGGAGAAGGAGTTTCAGCGGTGGACGGCGCGCCGCAAGGTCGAGCTGCTGCTGCAGCTGATCAAGGGGGAGACGACGCTCGTCGACGCCTGCCGGCAGCACGATCTCACGCAGTCCGAGGTCGAGGGCTGGATGGCGCTGTTCCTCAAGTCCGGCGCGCGCGGGCTCAAGGCGCGGGCGGACGACGAGCAGGCGGTCCATGAGCGCGAGGTCCGCGAGCTGCGGGCGAAGGTCGGCGAGCTGGTCCTGGAGCTCGACGCGCGAAAAACGTTGGACGCCCGCACCGCCAAACCCGACAAAGCCTTCTGACGGTGCAGGGCCTCAGGCAGGACGAAGGCCACCGCGGGTCGATCACGCAGCTCTGCCGCTGGTTCGGCGTGCCGCGGTCGACCTTCTACTACCGCCCGCCCCGGCGGCGGCGCCGGCGGCGCCCGTCGTCGACCGAGAGGTGGAAGCGACGATTCGCGCCATCATCGAGGCTGAGCCGGCAGCCGGGCTGCGGATGATCACGGCCCGGGTGCGGCGCGCGGCCGCGACGCCGGTGAACCCCAAGAAGATCCACCGCATCCTGCGGCTCAATCAGTGGCAGGTCCGCCAACGCCCGCCGGGGCATCGGCCGCGGGCGCAGGGCTGGGTGTCGCGGGCCACGCGGCCAAACGAGCGCTGGGCGATCGACACGACACATCTCTTCTGCGGCCGCGACGGGTGGTGTCACCTCACGGCGATCATCGACTGCTACGACCGCACGATCGTCGGCGGGCGGCTGTCCCGCTCGGGCATCGCCGCGGTCGCGGCGGCGGCCCTCGAGGAGGCGCTGCGCGCGCGCCGGATCGACGCCACGTCGCCGGGCCTCGTGCTGCGCAGCGACAACGGCCTCGTCTTCGGCGCCAAGGTCTTCGTCGCAGTGGCACGCCGCTACCGGCTGTCCCAGGAGTACATCACCCCGGACACCCCGCAGCAGCACGGCATGATCGAGCGTTTCTTCCTGACCTTGAAGCAGGCGTGCGTGTGGCTCCAGCGCTTCGCGAGCCGCGACCATGCCTTCCGCGTCGTCGCGGACTGGCTCGATCGCTTTGTCGGGTTTGGCGGTGCGGGCGTCCAACGTTTTTCGCGCGTCGAGCTCCAGGACCAGCTCGCCGACCTTCGCCCGCAGCTCGCGGACCTCGCGCTCATGGACCGCCTGCTCGTCGTCCGCCCGCGCCTTGAGCCCGCGCGCGCCGGACTTGAGGAACAGCGCCATCCAGCCCTCGACCTCGGACTGCGTGAGATCGTGCTGCCGGCAGGCGTCGACGAGCGTCGTCTCCCCCTTGATCAGCTGCAGCAGCAGCTCGACCTTGCGGCGCGCCGTCCACCGCTGAAACTCCTTCTCCATCGTCGCTCCCTCTGAACCCGGGCACTACGCCCTGTCCAGTCTCGGAGGGGGACGCCCTCAGGGCGTCGCTACGTTTGGCGCCAGCGATCGAGGGGCCGCAGGCACGCTGCACGCCGAGCTGAAGGGCGGGGGGCTCGCAGGGTGTGGCTCGCGCCGACGGCGCTGGTGCGAAGTGCCTCCGCTCGCCGTCGACCTTGCGAGGCTACGCCGGCCGCTTGCTGCCTGTGTGCTGCCTGGCGTGCCTCGCGAGGTGCCGACAACACTGCCGCGTGAGGCTAACTCCCGGAATCGTCTAGTGCGCCCAGCATGATTCGAACATGCGACCTTCTGATTCGTAGTCAGACGCTCTATCCAACTGAGCTATGGGCGCGCAGTAGGAAGGCGGCTGTTTACCAGC
The sequence above is a segment of the bacterium genome. Coding sequences within it:
- a CDS encoding DUF1153 domain-containing protein gives rise to the protein MEKEFQRWTARRKVELLLQLIKGETTLVDACRQHDLTQSEVEGWMALFLKSGARGLKARADDEQAVHEREVRELRAKVGELVLELDARKTLDARTAKPDKAF
- a CDS encoding type II toxin-antitoxin system HicA family toxin, whose amino-acid sequence is MAALQRIGWRVKCAAGGSHRVLERPGWDDVVFAFHDDDEIGPKMLARVAKKTGLRPEDV
- a CDS encoding transposase, with amino-acid sequence MILLAVGLDAHGAKHTLALREGTTENATVCKALLADLRERGLDLDRPTLFVIDGGTGLRKALRESMGALAVVQRCQVHKLRNVLEHLPEALRPRIRRAMTEAYGLPDAALAKRRLTQLADGLERTHPGAAASLREGLDETLTLPRLGVTGALYRTLNRPGFAGGWVS
- a CDS encoding transposase, translating into MSARSASCGRRSASWSWSSTREKRWTPAPPNPTKPSDGAGPQAGRRPPRVDHAALPLVRRAAVDLLLPPAPAAAPAAPVVDREVEATIRAIIEAEPAAGLRMITARVRRAAATPVNPKKIHRILRLNQWQVRQRPPGHRPRAQGWVSRATRPNERWAIDTTHLFCGRDGWCHLTAIIDCYDRTIVGGRLSRSGIAAVAAAALEEALRARRIDATSPGLVLRSDNGLVFGAKVFVAVARRYRLSQEYITPDTPQQHGMIERFFLTLKQACVWLQRFASRDHAFRVVADWLDRFVGFGGAGVQRFSRVELQDQLADLRPQLADLALMDRLLVVRPRLEPARAGLEEQRHPALDLGLREIVLPAGVDERRLPLDQLQQQLDLAARRPPLKLLLHRRSL
- a CDS encoding type II toxin-antitoxin system HicB family antitoxin, which codes for MERAGSRVELEQEDDGRWIADVVDVAGTLAYGATRDEALDAAAALLVQVLADRLAHGERIPDLGRRLLAA
- a CDS encoding DUF3309 domain-containing protein, whose protein sequence is MNLVLLLVVLLLLVGALPTWPYSQGWGYYPSGGLGLVLLIVLIMALMRTT